In Escherichia ruysiae, a genomic segment contains:
- the tolC gene encoding outer membrane channel protein TolC, producing the protein MKKLLPILIGLSLSGFSTLSQAENLMQVYQQARLSNPELRKSAADRDAAFEKINEARSPLLPQLGLGADYTYSNGYRDANGINSNATSASLQLTQSIFDMSKWRALTLQEKAAGIQDVTYQTDQQTLILNTATAYFNVLNAIDVLSYTQAQKEAIYRQLDQTTQRFNVGLVAITDVQNARAQYDTVLANEVTARNNLDNAVEQLRQITGNYYPELAALNVENFKTDKPQPVNALLKEAEKRNLSLLQARLSQDLAREQIRQAQDGHLPTLDLTASTGISDTSYSGSKTRGANSAQYDDSNMGQNKVGLSFSLPIYQGGMVNSQVKQAQYNFVGASEQLESAHRSVVQTVRSSFNNINASISSINAYKQAVVSAQSSLDAMEAGYSVGTRTIVDVLDATTTLYNAKQELANARYNYLINQLNIKSALGTLNEQDLLALNNALSKPVSTNPENVAPPTPEQNAIADGYAPDSPAPVVQQTSARTTTSNGHNPFRN; encoded by the coding sequence ATGAAGAAATTGCTCCCCATTCTTATCGGCCTGAGCCTTTCTGGGTTCAGTACGTTGAGCCAGGCCGAGAACCTGATGCAAGTTTATCAGCAAGCACGCCTTAGTAACCCGGAATTGCGTAAGTCTGCCGCCGATCGTGATGCTGCCTTTGAAAAAATTAATGAAGCGCGCAGTCCATTACTGCCACAGCTAGGTTTAGGTGCAGATTACACCTATAGCAACGGCTACCGCGACGCGAACGGCATCAACTCTAACGCAACCAGTGCATCCCTGCAGTTGACTCAGTCCATTTTCGATATGTCGAAATGGCGGGCGCTGACCTTGCAGGAAAAGGCTGCCGGTATTCAGGACGTCACCTATCAGACCGATCAACAAACCTTGATCCTCAACACTGCGACCGCTTATTTCAACGTGTTGAATGCTATTGACGTGCTTTCCTATACCCAGGCGCAAAAAGAAGCGATCTACCGTCAGTTAGATCAAACCACCCAACGTTTTAACGTGGGTCTGGTGGCGATCACTGACGTGCAGAACGCCCGCGCACAGTACGATACCGTGCTGGCGAACGAAGTGACCGCACGTAACAACCTCGACAATGCCGTTGAACAACTGCGTCAGATCACCGGTAATTACTATCCGGAACTGGCGGCCCTGAATGTCGAAAACTTCAAAACCGACAAACCACAGCCGGTTAACGCGCTGCTGAAAGAAGCAGAAAAACGCAACCTGTCGCTGTTACAGGCACGTTTGAGCCAGGATCTGGCGCGCGAGCAAATTCGCCAGGCGCAGGATGGTCACTTACCGACGCTGGATTTAACGGCTTCTACCGGGATTTCTGACACCTCTTATAGCGGTTCGAAAACCCGTGGAGCGAACAGTGCCCAGTATGACGACAGCAATATGGGTCAGAACAAAGTGGGTCTGAGCTTCTCGCTGCCGATTTATCAGGGCGGAATGGTTAACTCGCAGGTGAAACAGGCACAGTACAACTTTGTCGGTGCCAGCGAACAACTGGAAAGCGCACACCGTAGCGTCGTGCAAACCGTGCGTTCCTCTTTCAACAACATTAATGCATCTATCAGTAGCATTAACGCTTACAAACAAGCCGTTGTTTCCGCCCAAAGCTCATTAGACGCGATGGAAGCGGGCTACTCGGTCGGTACGCGTACCATTGTTGATGTGTTGGACGCCACCACTACGCTGTACAACGCCAAACAAGAACTGGCAAATGCGCGTTATAACTACCTGATTAACCAGTTGAATATTAAATCAGCTCTGGGTACGTTGAACGAGCAGGATCTGCTGGCACTAAACAATGCGCTGAGCAAACCGGTTTCTACTAATCCGGAAAACGTTGCGCCGCCAACGCCAGAACAGAATGCTATTGCTGATGGCTATGCGCCTGATAGCCCGGCACCCGTCGTTCAGCAAACATCCGCACGCACTACCACCAGTAACGGTCATAACCCTTTCCGTAACTGA
- a CDS encoding DUF1190 family protein, with amino-acid sequence MKRTKSIRHASFRKNWSARHLTPVALAVATVFMLAGCEKSDETVSLYQNADDCSAANPGKSAECTTAYNNALKEAERTAPKYATREDCVAEFGEGQCQQAPAQAGMAPENQAQAQQSSGSFWMPLMAGYMMGRLMGGGAGFAQQPLFSSKNPASPAYGKYTDATGKNYGAAQPGRTMTVPKTAMAPKPATTTTVTRGGFGESVAKQSTMQRSATGTSSRSMGG; translated from the coding sequence ATGAAACGGACAAAATCCATACGCCACGCATCGTTCCGCAAAAACTGGAGCGCACGCCATCTGACACCTGTTGCTCTCGCGGTTGCCACTGTTTTTATGCTGGCAGGCTGTGAAAAGAGTGATGAAACAGTGTCTCTGTATCAAAATGCTGATGATTGTTCAGCGGCAAACCCAGGCAAAAGTGCAGAATGCACCACTGCGTACAATAATGCGCTGAAAGAAGCGGAACGTACTGCGCCGAAATACGCCACCCGTGAAGACTGTGTTGCTGAATTTGGCGAAGGTCAATGCCAGCAGGCACCTGCTCAGGCTGGCATGGCGCCAGAAAACCAGGCGCAGGCTCAGCAATCCAGCGGTAGCTTCTGGATGCCGCTGATGGCCGGTTACATGATGGGACGTCTGATGGGCGGCGGCGCGGGCTTTGCGCAACAACCGCTGTTCTCTTCGAAAAACCCGGCCAGCCCGGCTTACGGCAAATACACTGATGCCACCGGTAAAAACTATGGCGCAGCCCAGCCAGGCCGCACCATGACCGTACCGAAAACAGCCATGGCGCCGAAACCAGCCACCACCACCACCGTTACCCGTGGCGGCTTTGGTGAATCTGTTGCCAAACAAAGCACCATGCAGCGTAGCGCAACCGGCACTTCCTCTCGTTCAATGGGCGGCTGA
- a CDS encoding glutathionylspermidine synthase family protein, whose amino-acid sequence MERVSITERPDWREKAHEYGFNFHTMYGEPYWCEDAYYKLTLAQVEKLEEVTAELHQMCLKVVEKVIASDELMTKFRIPKHTWSFVRQSWLTHQPSLYSRLDLAWDGTGEPKLLENNADTPTSLYEAAFFQWIWLEDQLNAGNLPEGSDQFNSLQEKLIDRFVELREQYGFQLLHLTCCRDTVEDRGTIQYLQDCATEAEIATEFLYIDDIGLGEKGQFTDLQDQVIANLFKLYPWEFMLREMFSTKLEDAGVRWLEPAWKSIISNKALLPLLWEMFPNHPNLLPAYFAEDDHPQMEKYVVKPIFSREGANVSIIENGKTIEAAEGPYGEEGMIVQQFHPLPKFGDSYMLIGSWLVNDQPAGIGIREDRALITQDMSRFYPHIFVE is encoded by the coding sequence ATGGAAAGAGTCAGTATTACCGAGCGCCCGGACTGGCGCGAGAAAGCTCACGAGTACGGTTTCAATTTCCATACCATGTACGGTGAGCCGTACTGGTGTGAAGATGCTTACTACAAATTGACCCTCGCCCAGGTTGAAAAGCTGGAAGAGGTCACCGCTGAACTACACCAGATGTGCCTGAAGGTGGTGGAAAAAGTGATCGCCAGCGACGAGCTGATGACCAAATTCCGCATTCCAAAACACACCTGGAGTTTTGTGCGTCAGTCATGGCTGACGCACCAGCCGTCGCTTTATTCGCGTCTTGATCTGGCGTGGGATGGCACTGGCGAACCTAAACTTCTGGAAAATAACGCCGATACGCCAACGTCACTATACGAGGCGGCGTTCTTTCAGTGGATCTGGTTGGAAGATCAGCTTAACGCGGGCAACCTGCCGGAAGGCAGCGACCAGTTTAACAGTCTGCAAGAAAAGCTCATTGACCGTTTTGTCGAGTTGCGTGAGCAGTACGGCTTTCAGTTGCTGCATCTCACCTGCTGTCGCGACACAGTGGAAGATCGTGGCACCATTCAGTATTTGCAGGACTGCGCGACCGAAGCTGAAATCGCCACCGAGTTTCTGTACATCGACGATATCGGTTTAGGCGAAAAAGGTCAGTTCACAGATTTGCAGGATCAGGTCATCGCTAACCTGTTCAAACTGTATCCGTGGGAATTTATGCTGCGCGAAATGTTCTCCACTAAACTTGAAGATGCTGGCGTGCGTTGGCTGGAACCGGCGTGGAAGAGCATTATCTCCAACAAGGCGCTTCTGCCGCTGCTGTGGGAGATGTTCCCGAATCACCCGAACCTGCTGCCCGCTTATTTTGCGGAAGATGATCATCCGCAAATGGAAAAATATGTGGTTAAACCGATCTTCTCCCGTGAAGGCGCAAACGTGTCGATCATTGAGAACGGTAAAACCATTGAAGCAGCGGAAGGTCCGTATGGCGAAGAAGGGATGATTGTTCAGCAATTCCATCCACTACCGAAATTTGGCGACAGTTATATGCTGATTGGAAGTTGGCTGGTGAACGATCAACCTGCCGGAATTGGGATTCGTGAAGACCGAGCATTAATCACCCAGGACATGTCACGGTTTTATCCGCATATTTTTGTTGAATAA
- a CDS encoding aryl-sulfate sulfotransferase: MFDKYRKTLVAGAVAITLGLSASGVMAAGFKPAPPAGQLGAVIVDPYGNAPLTAVVDLDSHAISDVKVTVHGKGEKGVEISYHVGQESLKTYDGVPIFGLYQKFANKVTVEWKENGKAMKDDYVVQTSAIVNNYMDNRSISDLQQTKVVKVAPGFEDRLYLVNTHTFTAQGSDLHWHGEKDKNAGILDAGPATGALPFDIAPFTFIVDTEGEYRWWLDQDTFYDGRDRDINKRGYLMGIRETPRGTFTAVQGQHWYEFDMMGQVLEDHKLPRGFADATHESIETPNGTVLLRVGKSNYRRDDGVHVTTIRDHILEVDKSGRVVDVWDLTKILDPKRDALLGALDAGAVCVNVDLAHAGQQAKLEPDTPFGDALGVGPGRNWAHVNSIAYDAKDDSIILSSRHQGVVKIGRDKQVKWILAPSKGWEKPLASKLLKPVDANGKPITCNENGLCENSDFDFTYTQHTAWISSKGTLTIFDNGDGRHLEQPALPTMKYSRFVEYKIDEKKGTVQQVWEYGKERGYDFYSPITSIIEYQADRNTMFGFGGSIHLFDVGQPTVGKLNEIDYKTKEVKVEIDVLSDKPNQTHYRALLVRPQQMFK, from the coding sequence ATGTTTGATAAATATAGAAAAACTCTGGTAGCCGGAGCTGTGGCGATAACTCTGGGTTTGTCAGCATCAGGGGTGATGGCAGCAGGTTTTAAACCTGCACCACCTGCCGGGCAACTCGGCGCAGTCATCGTTGATCCCTACGGTAATGCTCCTCTGACTGCTGTGGTTGATTTAGATAGCCATGCCATTTCTGACGTCAAAGTTACCGTCCACGGGAAAGGCGAAAAAGGCGTTGAAATCAGCTATCACGTGGGTCAGGAGTCACTAAAAACTTACGATGGTGTACCGATTTTTGGTCTTTACCAGAAATTTGCTAACAAAGTAACCGTTGAGTGGAAAGAAAACGGTAAGGCCATGAAAGATGATTACGTGGTGCAGACTTCCGCCATCGTCAATAATTACATGGATAACCGCTCCATCTCCGACCTACAGCAAACCAAAGTTGTTAAAGTCGCGCCAGGTTTTGAAGACCGCCTCTATCTGGTTAATACCCATACCTTTACTGCGCAAGGTTCCGACCTCCACTGGCATGGTGAGAAAGATAAAAATGCCGGGATCCTCGATGCGGGTCCGGCAACCGGCGCACTGCCTTTTGATATCGCGCCATTCACCTTTATCGTCGATACCGAAGGTGAATACCGCTGGTGGCTGGATCAAGACACCTTCTACGATGGTCGTGACCGCGATATCAACAAGCGTGGTTATCTGATGGGCATCCGCGAAACGCCACGCGGCACCTTTACCGCAGTACAGGGTCAGCACTGGTACGAGTTCGACATGATGGGTCAGGTGCTGGAAGATCATAAACTGCCGCGCGGATTCGCTGACGCCACTCATGAATCCATTGAGACGCCAAATGGCACGGTACTGTTGCGCGTAGGTAAGAGTAACTATCGTCGCGATGACGGCGTACACGTCACCACCATTCGTGACCATATCCTCGAAGTCGATAAATCTGGTCGCGTTGTCGATGTATGGGATCTGACGAAGATCCTCGATCCGAAACGCGATGCACTGCTCGGCGCGCTGGATGCAGGTGCAGTTTGCGTTAACGTTGACCTTGCCCATGCAGGACAACAGGCAAAACTGGAACCAGATACACCGTTTGGCGACGCTCTGGGTGTAGGGCCAGGCCGTAACTGGGCGCACGTTAATTCCATCGCTTATGACGCAAAAGATGACTCAATTATTCTCTCCTCTCGTCATCAGGGCGTAGTGAAGATTGGTCGTGATAAGCAAGTGAAATGGATCCTTGCGCCATCGAAAGGCTGGGAAAAACCACTGGCTAGCAAGCTGCTGAAACCAGTTGATGCTAACGGTAAACCTATTACGTGTAACGAAAACGGTCTGTGTGAAAACTCAGACTTCGACTTTACCTACACCCAGCATACCGCCTGGATTTCCAGTAAAGGTACGCTCACTATCTTTGATAATGGCGACGGTCGCCATCTGGAACAACCTGCCTTACCAACCATGAAATATTCCCGCTTTGTGGAATATAAGATTGATGAGAAGAAAGGCACCGTTCAGCAAGTTTGGGAATACGGTAAAGAACGTGGCTACGATTTCTATAGCCCAATCACCTCTATCATTGAATATCAAGCCGACCGCAACACCATGTTTGGCTTCGGTGGTTCTATTCATTTGTTCGATGTCGGGCAGCCAACCGTCGGTAAGTTGAACGAAATAGATTACAAAACCAAAGAAGTGAAAGTGGAAATCGACGTGCTGTCTGATAAACCCAACCAGACTCACTATCGTGCGCTGTTAGTCCGTCCACAGCAGATGTTTAAATAA
- a CDS encoding thiol:disulfide interchange protein DsbA/DsbL has translation MSKLGISSLFKSVLLTAALAVSFTASAFTEGTDYMVLEKPIPNADKTLIKVFSYACPFCYKYDKAVTGPVSEKVKDVVAFTPFHLETKGEYGKQASEVFAVLINKDKAAGISLFDANSQFKKAKFAYYAAYHDKKERWSDGKDPAAFIKTGLDAAGMSQADFEAALKEPAVQETLEKWKASYEVAKIQGVPAYVVNGKYLIYTKSIKSIDAMADLIRELASK, from the coding sequence ATGTCGAAATTAGGGATCTCATCACTGTTTAAAAGTGTACTGCTGACCGCAGCTCTGGCGGTTTCATTTACCGCATCTGCATTCACCGAAGGCACGGATTATATGGTTCTGGAAAAACCGATTCCGAACGCCGATAAAACGCTGATTAAAGTGTTCAGCTATGCCTGCCCGTTCTGCTACAAGTATGACAAAGCAGTGACTGGCCCTGTCTCTGAAAAAGTGAAAGATGTCGTTGCTTTCACGCCTTTTCATCTGGAAACCAAAGGTGAATACGGCAAACAAGCAAGCGAAGTCTTTGCGGTCTTGATAAATAAAGATAAAGCCGCAGGCATTTCCTTATTTGATGCTAACTCTCAGTTTAAGAAGGCCAAGTTTGCCTACTACGCGGCATATCACGACAAAAAAGAACGCTGGTCTGACGGCAAAGATCCCGCTGCCTTTATCAAAACTGGTCTGGATGCCGCAGGTATGAGCCAGGCGGATTTTGAAGCAGCACTGAAAGAGCCAGCGGTACAAGAAACACTGGAAAAATGGAAAGCCTCTTATGAAGTCGCCAAAATCCAGGGGGTTCCGGCCTATGTCGTTAATGGTAAGTACTTGATCTACACCAAGAGTATTAAATCCATTGATGCGATGGCAGACCTTATCCGCGAGTTAGCAAGCAAATAA
- the dsbI gene encoding protein-disulfide oxidoreductase DsbI, with protein MGIKGMWKDLRTSPVNTLVKWQEQRFLWLLMAAAMGALIILAHSFFQIYLYMAPCEQCVYIRYAMFVMVIGGLVAAINPKNIVLKLIGCVMAFYGSIMGLKFSLKLNDIHHAVHNPEPDSLFGVQGCSTDPTFPFNLPLAQWAPNWFKPTGDCGYDAPIVPDGVTLSSMQQWFVEMYQQSEGWYLLPPWHFMNMAQACMLAFGLCLLLLLVMSGAWGLKLLQK; from the coding sequence ATGGGTATTAAGGGAATGTGGAAAGACCTACGCACATCACCGGTGAACACGCTGGTCAAATGGCAGGAACAACGCTTTTTGTGGTTGTTAATGGCCGCTGCGATGGGCGCGCTGATTATCCTCGCGCACTCGTTCTTCCAAATCTATCTCTACATGGCACCATGCGAACAATGCGTTTACATTCGCTACGCCATGTTTGTAATGGTTATTGGAGGATTGGTTGCGGCGATCAACCCGAAGAATATCGTCCTTAAGTTGATTGGCTGCGTGATGGCATTTTACGGCAGCATTATGGGGCTGAAGTTTTCACTCAAACTGAACGATATCCACCATGCGGTGCATAACCCGGAGCCCGATTCACTGTTTGGCGTACAGGGTTGCTCTACCGATCCCACTTTCCCCTTTAACCTGCCGCTTGCACAGTGGGCACCAAACTGGTTCAAACCGACCGGAGATTGTGGCTATGACGCGCCAATCGTTCCCGATGGCGTCACACTGAGCAGTATGCAGCAGTGGTTTGTAGAGATGTATCAGCAATCTGAAGGCTGGTATCTACTACCGCCGTGGCACTTTATGAACATGGCACAGGCCTGTATGTTGGCTTTTGGTCTCTGTTTATTACTGCTGCTAGTGATGAGCGGCGCATGGGGACTCAAGCTGCTGCAAAAGTAA
- the ygiD gene encoding 4,5-DOPA-extradiol-dioxygenase, producing MSSTRMPALFLGHGSPMNVLEDNLYTQAWQRLGETLPRPKAIVAISAHWFTRGTGVTAMETPPTIHDFGGFPQALYETHYPAPGSPALAQRLVELLAPVPVTLDKEAWGFDHGSWGVLIKMYPDADIPLVQLSIDSTKPAAWHFEMGRKLAALRDEGIMLVASGNVVHNLRTVKWHGDSSPYPWAMSFNEYVKANLTWQGVVEEHPLVNYLDHEGGALSNPTPEHFLPLLYVLGAWDGQEPVTVPVDGIEMGSLSMLSVQVG from the coding sequence ATGTCTTCAACGCGTATGCCAGCATTGTTTTTAGGTCACGGTAGCCCGATGAACGTGCTGGAAGATAATTTATATACCCAGGCCTGGCAGCGGCTAGGCGAGACATTGCCGCGCCCGAAAGCGATAGTCGCTATTTCTGCGCACTGGTTTACCCGTGGCACGGGAGTAACAGCAATGGAAACGCCACCGACAATTCATGACTTTGGCGGCTTTCCTCAGGCGTTATACGAAACGCATTATCCGGCTCCGGGTTCACCTGCTTTGGCACAGCGACTGGTCGAATTGCTGGCGCCAGTACCTGTTACCCTGGATAAAGAAGCCTGGGGTTTTGACCACGGTTCCTGGGGCGTGCTGATTAAGATGTATCCTGACGCTGACATCCCGCTGGTGCAGTTGAGTATCGATAGTACTAAACCCGCCGCCTGGCATTTCGAAATGGGACGTAAGCTGGCGGCGCTGCGCGATGAAGGGATAATGTTAGTTGCCAGTGGCAACGTGGTGCATAACCTGCGCACGGTGAAGTGGCATGGCGATAGTTCACCGTACCCGTGGGCGATGTCGTTCAATGAGTATGTGAAAGCGAATCTGACGTGGCAAGGGGTGGTTGAAGAGCATCCACTAGTGAACTACCTCGACCATGAAGGTGGGGCGTTATCGAATCCAACACCGGAACACTTTCTGCCACTGTTGTATGTGTTAGGTGCGTGGGATGGTCAGGAGCCGGTGACTGTTCCGGTTGATGGTATAGAGATGGGCAGTTTAAGCATGTTGTCGGTGCAGGTAGGTTAA
- the zupT gene encoding zinc transporter ZupT → MSVPLILTILAGAATFIGAFLGVLGQKPSNRLLAFSLGFAAGIMLLISLMEMLPAALAAEGMSPVLGYGMFIVGLLGYFGLDRMLPHAHPQDLMQKSVQPLPKSIKRTAILLTLGISLHNFPEGIATFVTASSNLELGFGIALAVALHNIPEGLAVAGPVYAATGSKRTAILWAGISGLAEILGGVLAWLILGSMISPVVMAAIMAAVAGIMVALSVDELMPLAKEIDPNNNPSYGVLCGMSVMGFSLVLLQTAGIG, encoded by the coding sequence ATGTCAGTACCTCTCATTCTGACCATACTGGCGGGGGCAGCCACGTTTATTGGCGCGTTTCTCGGCGTTCTTGGGCAAAAACCCTCAAACCGACTGCTGGCGTTTTCGCTGGGATTTGCGGCGGGGATTATGTTGCTCATCTCATTAATGGAGATGCTTCCTGCCGCATTAGCCGCCGAAGGGATGTCGCCTGTGCTGGGCTACGGTATGTTTATCGTTGGTTTGCTGGGCTATTTTGGCCTGGACCGCATGTTGCCACATGCTCACCCGCAGGATTTAATGCAAAAATCAGTGCAGCCGCTACCAAAATCAATCAAGCGCACTGCTATTCTGCTCACTCTGGGTATCAGCCTGCATAACTTCCCGGAAGGGATTGCCACCTTTGTCACAGCAAGCAGTAACCTGGAGCTGGGCTTTGGTATCGCTCTGGCAGTGGCGTTGCATAATATTCCTGAAGGTCTGGCGGTTGCAGGCCCGGTTTACGCGGCAACGGGGTCTAAACGCACCGCAATTCTGTGGGCAGGGATTTCTGGACTGGCAGAGATTCTCGGTGGTGTTCTGGCGTGGTTAATCCTCGGTAGCATGATTTCTCCAGTGGTAATGGCAGCAATCATGGCGGCGGTTGCAGGTATTATGGTCGCACTTTCCGTTGATGAATTAATGCCATTGGCTAAAGAAATTGATCCCAATAATAACCCCAGCTATGGCGTTCTATGTGGAATGTCAGTGATGGGGTTCAGTTTAGTACTGCTACAAACGGCAGGAATTGGTTAA
- the yqiD gene encoding protein YqiD produces the protein MFIAWYWIVLIALAVVGYFLHLKRYCRAFRQDRDALLEARNKYLNSAREEAAEKLE, from the coding sequence ATGTTTATCGCCTGGTACTGGATTGTATTGATTGCGCTGGCTGTGGTGGGTTATTTCCTGCATCTGAAACGTTATTGTCGGGCGTTCCGCCAGGACAGAGACGCACTGCTGGAAGCGCGGAACAAATACTTAAACAGTGCGAGAGAAGAGGCAGCAGAAAAGCTGGAATAG
- the ribB gene encoding 3,4-dihydroxy-2-butanone-4-phosphate synthase, translated as MNQTLLSSFGTPFERVENALAALREGRGVMVLDDEDRENEGDMIFPAETMTVEQMALTIRHGSGIVCLCITEDRRKQLDLPMMVENNTSAYGTGFTVTIEAAEGVTTGVSAADRITTVRAAIADGAKPSDLNRPGHVFPLRAQAGGVLTRGGHTEATIDLMTLAGFKPAGVLCELTNDDGTMARAPECIEFANKHNMALVTIEDLVSYRQAHERKAS; from the coding sequence ATGAATCAGACGCTACTTTCCTCTTTTGGTACGCCTTTCGAACGTGTTGAAAATGCACTGGCTGCGCTGCGTGAAGGACGCGGTGTAATGGTGCTTGATGATGAAGACCGTGAAAACGAAGGCGATATGATCTTCCCGGCAGAAACGATGACCGTTGAGCAGATGGCGCTGACCATTCGCCACGGTAGCGGTATTGTTTGCCTGTGTATCACCGAAGATCGTCGTAAACAGCTTGATCTGCCGATGATGGTGGAAAATAACACCAGTGCCTATGGCACCGGTTTTACCGTGACCATTGAAGCTGCTGAAGGTGTGACTACCGGTGTTTCTGCCGCTGATCGTATTACAACCGTTCGTGCTGCTATTGCCGATGGCGCGAAACCGTCAGATCTGAATCGTCCGGGCCACGTTTTCCCACTTCGCGCGCAGGCAGGTGGTGTACTGACTCGCGGTGGTCATACTGAAGCGACTATTGATCTGATGACGCTGGCAGGCTTTAAACCGGCAGGTGTACTGTGTGAGTTGACGAATGATGATGGCACCATGGCGCGTGCGCCAGAGTGCATCGAGTTTGCGAATAAACACAATATGGCACTGGTTACCATCGAAGATCTGGTGTCATACCGTCAGGCACATGAGCGTAAAGCCAGCTGA
- the ubiK gene encoding ubiquinone biosynthesis accessory factor UbiK: MIDPKKIEQIARQVHESMPKGIREFGEDVEKKIRQTLQAQLTRLDLVSREEFDVQTQVLLRTREKLALLEQRISELEARNNPVAEVQSPPAIPPVDKAE; this comes from the coding sequence ATGATTGACCCGAAAAAAATTGAGCAAATCGCTCGCCAGGTTCACGAATCAATGCCTAAAGGAATCAGGGAGTTCGGGGAAGATGTGGAGAAAAAAATCCGCCAAACCCTCCAGGCGCAGCTGACGCGTCTCGATCTTGTGAGCCGTGAAGAATTCGACGTTCAGACGCAGGTTCTGTTACGGACCCGTGAGAAACTGGCGTTACTGGAACAGCGCATCAGTGAATTGGAAGCGCGCAATAACCCGGTAGCAGAAGTTCAGTCTCCTCCAGCTATCCCACCCGTTGATAAAGCAGAATAA
- the glgS gene encoding cell surface composition regulator GlgS → MDHSLNSLNNFDFLARSFARMHSEGRPVDILAVTGNMDEEHRTWFCARYAWYCQRMTQSKELELEH, encoded by the coding sequence ATGGATCATAGTCTTAATTCTTTAAATAATTTCGATTTCCTGGCGCGTAGTTTTGCCAGAATGCATTCTGAAGGCCGCCCGGTCGATATTCTGGCCGTCACCGGTAATATGGATGAAGAACATCGGACCTGGTTTTGCGCCCGCTATGCTTGGTATTGCCAGCGGATGACACAGTCAAAAGAACTGGAATTAGAACATTGA
- a CDS encoding OB-fold-containig protein: MILFADYNAPYLFAISFVLLIGLLEIIAIICGHMLSGALDAHLDHYDSITTGNISQAFHYLNIGRLPALVVLCLLAGFFGLLGVLLQHTCILLWQAPLSNLFVVPVSLLLTIIMVHYTGKIIAPWVPRDHSSAITEEEYIGCMALITGHQATSGHPCEGKLTDQFGQTHYLLLEPEEGDFFNKGDKVLIICRLSSTRYLAEKNPWPNIL; this comes from the coding sequence ATGATTTTATTTGCCGACTATAACGCACCTTATCTTTTCGCTATTTCCTTTGTACTATTAATCGGTCTGTTGGAAATTATTGCCATTATCTGTGGCCATATGCTCTCTGGCGCTCTTGATGCACATCTTGATCATTACGATTCCATAACCACAGGTAATATTAGTCAAGCGTTTCATTATCTCAATATCGGAAGGCTGCCAGCCCTCGTCGTCCTCTGCCTGTTAGCCGGTTTCTTTGGACTGCTTGGCGTTTTGCTACAGCACACCTGCATCTTGCTCTGGCAAGCCCCACTCTCGAATCTGTTCGTTGTTCCAGTCAGTTTACTGCTCACCATTATCATGGTGCATTATACCGGCAAGATAATTGCCCCCTGGGTTCCACGTGACCATAGCTCTGCTATTACCGAAGAAGAATATATTGGCTGCATGGCATTAATTACCGGTCATCAGGCAACTTCAGGTCACCCCTGTGAAGGAAAACTCACCGATCAATTCGGTCAAACACACTATTTATTACTGGAACCTGAAGAAGGTGATTTTTTTAATAAAGGTGACAAGGTGTTAATTATTTGCCGGCTTTCTTCAACGCGGTATTTAGCTGAAAAAAACCCCTGGCCAAATATATTATAA